The following nucleotide sequence is from Peribacillus sp. ACCC06369.
AAAGCAAAAATTGCAAATGCACGTCTAAATACTGTAAATGATCTGGTTAACCATCCTCAGTTAAGGGAACGGAATCGTTGGAGGGAGGTTCATTCACCGGTTGGAACTTTAAAAGCATTATTGCCACCCGTAACGTTTGAAGATTTAGATGTAATTATGAATCCTATACCGGAAGTAGGAGAACATACAGAATCAGTTTTAAAAGAATTTGGAATTGACACAGAAAAACTTCAACAAAGTAAAAAGACAGATGTTTTACAGAATTAAAGTAAACTGATAAAACCTATCATCCCTTTGTTTATGGTAGGTTTTTTACCGTATACTTTGTAAGATAATGAAAATTTATATCGTTAATTACTAAGGGTAATGATATTCTAAATATAAGATAATTTCACCGAGAATGGATTGATATAATTGAAGAAAAACTTGAATTTAAAATTGGAAGATCGTGATACTCTTCATTTAAAAGTAACGAATGTAATACGACAAGAGATATTAAATGGTAATTTTGAGCCCGGGGAAAGATTAGTTCAAGAAGAGCTAGCTAATTCTTTAGGAGTAAGTAGAATGCCTGTACGAGAAGCTTTACGATTGTTAGAAGCAGAGGGATTAATTCAACTTGAACCTCACAAAGGTGCAATCGTGAAATCCATGAATGTGGAAGATGTAGAAGAAATATATGAAATGAGGTCAAGGCTTGAAGGGTTAGCTGTAAGTATAAGTGCAAATAAGCTAAGTGAAGAAGAGATTATCGAATTGGAAAAGTTGACTATGCAAATGAAAAACAATAATGAGGAAGAAGACTTTGTAAAAGCAAATATAGAATTTCATTCCATATTAATGAAGCACTGTAACTGGAAAAGATTGATTGGTGTGATTGAAAAGCTATGGAATGGATTTCCCCAACAAACACCTACCATGCTGTCAGGGCAAATAGATCAATCAAATAAAGAACATGAACAGATTTTAGAAGCAATCAAAAGAAATGACGCAGAACATGCAGGAGTTCTTGTGTCGAATCATATTAAACGAACCGGTAATTTACTGGTTAAAAATATGCAGGAGAATAGAAAGAAAAGGTAAAATAGAACTCAAAGACAGTATACCTTTATTCTCTTGACTAAACCTTATCAAAAGATAAGGTTTTTTTGCGCACTTTAAGTAAAAAGATGTTAATTGCAAGTGAGGTAATACAAATACAGCTTAAACTCAGTAAATAAAAGAGATTGAAAAAGGGAAATCACAGTAGTTAAATTAAAACTCAAAATAAATTGTTAAAATATTTCGAATATGTAGACAAATTAAATTGGATCCAGTATCCTATTATTATATAAAATAATAAAAAGGAGTGATACGCTGTTGAAACTACAAGGTTGTATTCAAATAAATGAAGTGGGTTTGAGAGATGGGCTTCAATTAGAAGATCGGATATTATCGGTCGAACAAAAAATCAAATTAGTAGATGCTCTTATTGATGCAAATGTTAAGACTATTGAATTTGGTTCATTTGTTCATCCAAAGCTTGTACCTCAAATGAAAAATTCCAGAGAACTATATGAATTGATATCTGAAAAGCATCAAGATATTGACTTTATTGCGCTAATTCCTAATTTAAAAGGGGTAATTCTTGCAGCAGAAGTAGGAGTTCAACGGGTGAATACAGTTCTTTCGGCTAGCAATACTCATAATCTTCAAAATGTAAGAAAAACTAAAAGACAATCATTAGAAGAATTTTTAAGAATAAAGGAATATTGTGAAGAGAAGGAGATATTGCTTGATTGTTCTATAGCTACTACATTCGGTTGCCCATTTGAAGGGGACATTCACGAAGAAGTCATCTTTTCAATTATCGAGAGCGTGATCCAAGCTGGAGTGAATGTAATTACTTTAGCAGATACAACGGGTATGGCAAACCCAAAACAGGTCTATGATCTTTCTAAAAATGTGTTGGAAAAATGGCCAAACCAACCTTTTAATTTACATTTTCATAACACAAGAGGAATGGGTTTGGCAAACGTATTAGGAGGGATCCAGGCGGGTATTAGTAGTTTCGATGCATCACTGGGTGGCCTGGGAGGTTGTCCGTTTGCACCAGGAGCAACAGGAAATATTTGCACAGAAGATGTAGTTCATATGTTAGAAGAGATGCAGTTGAAAACAGATATTTCCTTAGATGACTTATTGGAAGCTTCCAAGATGTTACGAAGCATATTAGATCATGAGCTGCCTGGACAAATTCTCAAATCTGGAAAGAGTTCCAGACTATATCCTGTTCCAGCGATTTAGTAAACAATATTACTGCGAAAAAATGATAGTACAAGGAGCTGGAAGATATGAAACAATGGGAAACCATCATTTTAGAAAAAAGTGATCGTCTTCAAGGTGTATATATCATAACTTTAGATCGGCCTGATTCTATGAATGCTCTAAATACACAAATGGGCAATGATCTGATTGAATGCTTGAAAATGCTGAAAAAACAAAGTGATTGCAGGGTTTTACTACTAACAGGTTCAGGAGAAAAAGCTTTCTGTGTCGGGGCTGATCTAAAGGAAAGAAATGGAATGACAAAAGAAGATTGGAAAAATCAACATGATATTTTTGAGGAAGTAACATTATTAATTCGTGAATTTCCCTTTCCAGTGCTAGCTTTACTCAATGGTTACGCACTTGGTGGCGGCTTTGAAATAGCGTTAAGTTGTGACATGAGAATTGCTGCCTCTAATGTAAAGTTAGGTTTTCCAGAAGTAAAGATTGGAATTTTGCCAGGGATAGGAGGCACACAACTATTAACACGATTGGTGCCTACTGGTTTAGCGAAAGAATTACTATTTAGTGGTAAACAAATATCTGCCTCAGAAGCTGAGAAGATAGGGTTAATTAATAAAGTAATCAGTACTGATAACAATCTAGAGGAAGCGCTTTCATTTGTAAAAAATATCGCGAAAAATGCTCCTATTTCTCTTCAACAGATTAAAATGGCTGTGAATGCTGGCTCTCAAGTAGATTTAACCACCGCTTTAAAGATCGAACTTCAAGCTTATTATAAATGTGCAGATTCTGAAGATAGATTAGAAGGAATCCAGGCATTCAATGACAAAAGAGAGCCAGTTTGGCAAGGTAAATAATAATCGGAAATCGTTCTCAAAATGAAAATTTTATAGATGACTAGGAGGAATTAAAATGACTACAAGTACAGTAACAGACCTTGATATAATTCGGAAAAGTGTTCGATCCCTTTGTGCGAAGTTCCCTGAAACATATTGGAAGGAATTAGATGAAAAGAAAGCGTATCCAGAAGAATTCATTAAAACCCTAACACAAGAGGGATGGTTATCAGTTCTTATTCCTGAAGAATATGGCGGTGCAGGTTTAGGAATGAAGGAAGCTAGCGTAATTCTTGAAGAAGTGAACAGATCTGGTGGAAACGCAGGTGCAGGGCATGCGCAAATGTATACAATGGGAGCAGTACTTCGTCATGGGAACCAAGAACAAAAACAAAGATTCCTCCCTAAAATCGCCAGTGGTGAACTCCGCCTTCAAGCATTTGGAATTACCGAACCTACAGCTGGTAGTGATACAACAAGCATCACGACTACAGCGGTAAAGAAAGGTAATCGATATATTGTAAATGGACAAAAAATTTGGATTTCACGTACAGAACATTCAGATTTGATGTTACTTTTAGCAAGAACCACACCTAAGGAACAGGTTGCCAAAAAGACCGATGGGTTAAGTTTATTCTTGCTTGATATGAAAGACCAAAAAGATAATATTACAATTCGGCCAATAGACACAATGATTAACCATCACACAACAGAAGTATTCTTTGAGAATGTAGAAATACCAGAAGAAAATTTAATAGGTGAAGAAGGAAAAGGATTTCGTTATGTACTTAGTGGAATGAATGCAGAACGAATTCTTATTGCCGCTGAAAGCATTGGCGATGGATTATATTTCATTGATAAATCTGTTCAATACGCAAATGAGAGAGTAGTATTTGACCGCCAAATCGGACAAAATCAAGGAGTTCAGTTTCCAATTTCCCAGTCCTATATGGAGATTCAAGCAGCTCAATTAATGAGAGATAAAGCAGCGGAAATGTTCGACAAAGGTGAAAACTGTGGAGCAGAAGCTAATATGTCGAAGTATTTGGCAACAGAAGCTACTTGGAAGGCTGCTAATGCTGCTATGACTACATATGGTGGCTACGGTTTTGCTACTGAATATAATATTGAAAGAAAGTTTCGTGAAGCACGATTGTTTATTGTGGCCCCAGTTACTAATAATCTTGTATTGAGTTATGTTGGCCAACATGTTTTAGGATTACCACGATCATTTTAATCCCTGATGATATTTTATAAGAATTAAATAATACCTTAAAAGTCGATCTTTATCCGGAGTTTTCAGCCAACAAGGATCGACTTTTAAATGTACAATGGTAGTATTCGTATAATACTAATTATAGGTTAAATTGTAAAGTGACAATAAAGTCATATAATAAGTAGATTAGACGACACCAGTTCAATGTTCCTCGGTAATCCTTCCAGAAGGTATCGAAAAAAAGAATTAGTTGTCCCTTATAATTTATAATAGGTTACTTTCTAATTGTTTTATCAGTAGTTGCAATTATTAAGTCAGTGAATTGTTGTCTTAAAAAATAATAATTCTGGAGTACTTTGAAGAAGGGAAATTTTTCTCTTCTTTTTTTATACATAAATAAGAACTTATGTTCTATAATATGAGTTATAGGATGAATGGAGATGTTCTTATGACGCTTAAAGATCGTGGAAACATAAAGTGGCAATCGTCGATGTTTCTGCCCGAACACGTTAAACTGCTTAAAGACTTAAATAAGGATTATTATCGTCAAGTAAAGCCAATATTAGATGAATACCAGTTAGAGGAGTTTGAGAACAAGATACACACTGCTATGGAGTTTAGTTCAACTGTAAAGTTTACTGTTTTTGAAGATGGTTTTGATTGGGAATATACGGGAATAATACACAGATTAGATCCGTTGACAAAGCTGATTCATTTAGAGTTGGAGAAAGATAAGGGGCATATTATTAGGGTGAAGTTTGAGGATCTTGTAGCTGTAGATGTAATAAAGTGAAGATATAACTAATACTGAAACATCTACTTGTTTAAAATAATGAATTGCTAAAGCATCCTTTCGAGGGTGTTTTTTTACAAGGGTGCGGAATAGGTAGATGTTAGGCATAGTACTGATACGTCTCAGTGAGGTTTTCTTTAGCTTTTACATTATCTACCTCAGAGAATATTGTAATATTAGTGCTACAATTATCTTGAGGTGATAACTTTGTTTATTTCTCCAATGCTTTTGCACAAAACAGAGCAACCCTTTGAGGATGATGATTTTATAACCGAGCTCAAGGTATCTCCATAAATGTTCATGTACATTATTTGAAATTATATCCATATGCTTATATAACATTTGTTTTCGTCTAATTGATTGTGTGTACATAATTATTTCACTGTACATAAATAGCAGATATTAACGGATATCTTTGTACAAGAGTTAATTATATTTTCTTGTTAAACTAACAGGTGCTTTACTTCATTACCAGGAGCTGATCAGCAGCTCCTTTTCGTGCGCCCGGCATGGGTGCAATCTATAGGGTGAAAGTCCCGAACCATGAAGGCAGTAGTAGTGGTTAGCTTAATGCAAGGGTGTCCACGGTGACGTGGAATCTGAAGGAAGCAAGCGGCAAACCTTCGGTCTGAGGAACACGAACTTCATATAAGGCTAGGTATCATTGGATGAGTTTGCGAAACAAAACAAAGTCCTTACTGCCGAAGGTGGTACAGAGTAAATGAAGCAGATAGATGGAGGGAAAGATTGCACTCTTACCCGGGGAGGTCTGATGACAGCCAAGTACACTTGGTAACCTGTCCAGTGATGGACAGCTGAATCATCAGAAGTCAGCAGAGGTCATAGTACTTGTCTACTCGAGAAGATAAGGAAGGACCGAACAGATTAAGGAGGATGAATACTAGGCGTTCGTTATCTGCGAAGAAGCAAACAATTCCTAACGGAACTTATTTGAAGGAAGATGTGGTGAATACACGGGGAACTTCAAAAGGGTGGAGCAGATAAAGGCACAAATAGACCATTTATCCACGTAGAAAGGATATCAACGATGTTAATGGAACAGATACTAGAGAGGGAAAACTTAATACAGGCATTGAAGCGTGTAGAAAGAAATAAGGGAAGCCATGGTGTAGATGGAATGCCGGTTCAAAACCTGAGACCGCACCTCGCAACCGAATGGTACAACATGAAAACTGCCCTTTTACAGGGTACCTATCAACCGAAGCCCGTCCGTCGTATCGAAATCCCGAAACCAAACGGCGGAGTTCGGCTATTGGGTATTCCAACCGTTCTAGACCGTTTCATTCAACAAGCCATTGCCCAAATATTAACCAGGATATATGACTCAACCTTTTCGGAGAATAGCTATGGTTTTCGCCCTAACAAACAAGGGCACCAGGCGGTTCGAAAGGCAAAGTCCTATATAACCGAAGGTTATACATGGGTAGTGGATATGGACTTGGAGAAGTTCTTCGATAAAGTGAATCATGACAAGCTCATGGGAATGTTAGAGCGGAAAATTGAAGATAAACGAGTTCTCAAACTGATTCGTAGATTCCTTCAAGCAGGCATTATGATAGGCGGACTTTTTCATAAAAGTGAGGAGGGAACTCCGCAAGGAGGTCCGTTAAGTCCTTTATTATCTAATATCATGTTAGACGATTTAGATAAAGAACTAGAGAAACGCAATCTTCGATTCGTAAGGTATGCGGATGACAGTACTATCTTTGTGAAGACACGAAAAGCCGCCAAACGTGCAATGGGAAATATCTCAAGCTTCATTGAAAATAAACTGAAGCTAAAGGTCAACTACGAGAAGTCGAAGTATGATCGCCCTTGGAACAGAACGTTTCTCGGTTTTAGTTTCACGAAGTCAAAGAAGAACCCGAAGGTTCTACTGGCTAAACAAACGGTGAAGAGAGTAAAGAAACGAATCAGGGAAATGACCTCGAGAAAATTACCGAAACCCATGAAACTCCGAATAAATAAGTTAAAGCAATACCTTAGAGGTTGGATGGGTTATTTCGCCCTCATTGATACTCCGAACGTTTTGAAGAATTTAGATTCATGGATTCGAAGAAGACTCAGGATGTGCCTATGGAAGCAATGGAAATTGCCAAGAACGAGAGTGAGGAAACTCAAAGGATTAGGCGCCCCATTTGGAAAAGCGTATGAATGGGGAAATAGCAGAAAGGGTTATTGGCGCATAGCGCATAGTCCTATTCTAGACAAAACCCTTAATAATGTTTATTGGCACCACCAAGGGTTAGTAAATCTATATGAACGATATACAAAACTACGTCAGACTTAAACTGAACCGCCGGGAGGCTAGGCGCCTCCTCCTACTCGATTTTTCACGGACAATTTATCAATTAAGGTGTACCATTACTTTTAGTTCCGTTACATCTTCCTTGAGAGGTTGATAATCTAAAAAATGCCATTTCAAAAGCGTAAAAATACGCTTATAGTAAGGTGAACAAAGCTACATCATCACTTTATTATTTTTTCTACAATCAGCAGTCCACACATGTTGAATGTGTCTCGCAGCTCATTTTAAAAGAAGGCAACTAACCCTTATGGGAGTTGCCTTCTTATGTTTATTGTAATGGATTTACAAAGCTGTATTTAATATGAATTGTTATGTCTAACGGGTGCGATTCCCAATAATGAAGGATCGCTTTTTCTTATTCGAGTAAAAGGAAGTTTTATGGAAGAAGGAGTTTGTGTATTATTTGTAGAAGTTTAAAAAGTTACAAACGAATGGTTTGAGGAATTTCTCTGAACGACCTAATTTTTATTTTAGGAGGGAACAACATGGAAGTTTTTGCGAAATATTTAGCGGGTATCGATAACCCCGAGCACTGCGAACGAACAGAGGAAATTTTGGCGTGGGTTGCTAATATATTCCCCAATTTGGAATCACAAATCAAGTGGAATACGCCAATGTTTTCCGATCACGTTTGGCAACAATATGGTAATAACCATAGCAATAATCCAAATGAAGTCTTCATAATTGAGGTATGGACAGAGCGAGGTTATTCGCTTTGTCGTTTCTTTATTAATTATGAAATAAGAATGCAAGGGGTTGTCCAGAAAGTCAGTGAAAACTAACTGACTGGCGGCCTTTTTATTTTTGCTCTTTTCCCGCCCTTTCCACGGTCGAGCGTCGAGCTTAGTGTAGATTTTATCTGTGTCCTTTAGCTTAATTCCGCTACTTAATTAAAAAGGTTCGTTAGTTTTTTTATGCCATTTATAGAAATTACGAAGGATTTTAATTAAATACCATGAAAATAAACTTCTGTAACTGATAATAAAGACAATACCCAAGAAGACCCATTCCATTCCGTAAATAATGGAACCAATAAAAATACCCTTAACTAATGAATCACTATAGGCTTTTATTCATCTACAAAAGTTCCTAAATAATCGCAGTGAAAAATAATTTATTCCTTTTCGATTTGTGTAGACGGTGCAGCCTTTTTTATTTGCTGAAAATCGATTGAATTAGTACTAATGAGTTCATTTACCAAGTTTCATTCATATAGAGATAACCTGATTTTAAACAATTCTCGATATTCATTAACAACCAAGTATATTTTGCCCGCTGATGGTCATTATAAATAAAGAAGAAGGGGCTAGTGATTACGTATGATTCACATCATATAGTAAATGAGGTGTCGGTTAAAGACGTTTAACTTAACTACTGGAAGCTTCATTAAAAAATCGATTCGAGCAAGGAGATGGTTCTCTTGCACGTAAAAGCAGAAAACTCATTCAATAATTGTCATTTATGCTTTGAAAGTTGATAATACTTTTAAGATA
It contains:
- the ltrA gene encoding group II intron reverse transcriptase/maturase, producing the protein MLMEQILERENLIQALKRVERNKGSHGVDGMPVQNLRPHLATEWYNMKTALLQGTYQPKPVRRIEIPKPNGGVRLLGIPTVLDRFIQQAIAQILTRIYDSTFSENSYGFRPNKQGHQAVRKAKSYITEGYTWVVDMDLEKFFDKVNHDKLMGMLERKIEDKRVLKLIRRFLQAGIMIGGLFHKSEEGTPQGGPLSPLLSNIMLDDLDKELEKRNLRFVRYADDSTIFVKTRKAAKRAMGNISSFIENKLKLKVNYEKSKYDRPWNRTFLGFSFTKSKKNPKVLLAKQTVKRVKKRIREMTSRKLPKPMKLRINKLKQYLRGWMGYFALIDTPNVLKNLDSWIRRRLRMCLWKQWKLPRTRVRKLKGLGAPFGKAYEWGNSRKGYWRIAHSPILDKTLNNVYWHHQGLVNLYERYTKLRQT
- a CDS encoding acyl-CoA dehydrogenase family protein, which translates into the protein MTTSTVTDLDIIRKSVRSLCAKFPETYWKELDEKKAYPEEFIKTLTQEGWLSVLIPEEYGGAGLGMKEASVILEEVNRSGGNAGAGHAQMYTMGAVLRHGNQEQKQRFLPKIASGELRLQAFGITEPTAGSDTTSITTTAVKKGNRYIVNGQKIWISRTEHSDLMLLLARTTPKEQVAKKTDGLSLFLLDMKDQKDNITIRPIDTMINHHTTEVFFENVEIPEENLIGEEGKGFRYVLSGMNAERILIAAESIGDGLYFIDKSVQYANERVVFDRQIGQNQGVQFPISQSYMEIQAAQLMRDKAAEMFDKGENCGAEANMSKYLATEATWKAANAAMTTYGGYGFATEYNIERKFREARLFIVAPVTNNLVLSYVGQHVLGLPRSF
- a CDS encoding enoyl-CoA hydratase-related protein — translated: MKQWETIILEKSDRLQGVYIITLDRPDSMNALNTQMGNDLIECLKMLKKQSDCRVLLLTGSGEKAFCVGADLKERNGMTKEDWKNQHDIFEEVTLLIREFPFPVLALLNGYALGGGFEIALSCDMRIAASNVKLGFPEVKIGILPGIGGTQLLTRLVPTGLAKELLFSGKQISASEAEKIGLINKVISTDNNLEEALSFVKNIAKNAPISLQQIKMAVNAGSQVDLTTALKIELQAYYKCADSEDRLEGIQAFNDKREPVWQGK
- a CDS encoding YolD-like family protein, whose product is MTLKDRGNIKWQSSMFLPEHVKLLKDLNKDYYRQVKPILDEYQLEEFENKIHTAMEFSSTVKFTVFEDGFDWEYTGIIHRLDPLTKLIHLELEKDKGHIIRVKFEDLVAVDVIK
- a CDS encoding GntR family transcriptional regulator; this translates as MEDRDTLHLKVTNVIRQEILNGNFEPGERLVQEELANSLGVSRMPVREALRLLEAEGLIQLEPHKGAIVKSMNVEDVEEIYEMRSRLEGLAVSISANKLSEEEIIELEKLTMQMKNNNEEEDFVKANIEFHSILMKHCNWKRLIGVIEKLWNGFPQQTPTMLSGQIDQSNKEHEQILEAIKRNDAEHAGVLVSNHIKRTGNLLVKNMQENRKKR
- a CDS encoding hydroxymethylglutaryl-CoA lyase; this encodes MKLQGCIQINEVGLRDGLQLEDRILSVEQKIKLVDALIDANVKTIEFGSFVHPKLVPQMKNSRELYELISEKHQDIDFIALIPNLKGVILAAEVGVQRVNTVLSASNTHNLQNVRKTKRQSLEEFLRIKEYCEEKEILLDCSIATTFGCPFEGDIHEEVIFSIIESVIQAGVNVITLADTTGMANPKQVYDLSKNVLEKWPNQPFNLHFHNTRGMGLANVLGGIQAGISSFDASLGGLGGCPFAPGATGNICTEDVVHMLEEMQLKTDISLDDLLEASKMLRSILDHELPGQILKSGKSSRLYPVPAI